The uncultured Methanobrevibacter sp. genome has a segment encoding these proteins:
- a CDS encoding 5,10-methenyltetrahydromethanopterin hydrogenase family protein, whose protein sequence is GIDKMDDALNPAALLGTADSMNFGSLAEIVPTVLDYLGKNE, encoded by the coding sequence AGGTATCGACAAAATGGACGATGCTTTAAACCCAGCTGCATTATTAGGTACTGCTGACTCAATGAACTTCGGTTCCTTAGCAGAAATCGTACCTACCGTACTCGATTACTTAGGTAAAAACGAATAA